The proteins below come from a single Tissierella sp. MB52-C2 genomic window:
- a CDS encoding GNAT family N-acetyltransferase produces the protein MNCKIKKFNELTTKELYEILKVRAEVFVVEQNCVYQDLDSKDEVSYHLFLEDNSEIIAYLRILPKGISYPETSIGRVLTKGTYRKKGLSKEIVQKAIDFIIDILEEKEIKISAQAYLQKFYKGFGFEPTSGIYLEDGIEHIEMLYQK, from the coding sequence ATGAATTGTAAAATAAAAAAGTTTAATGAATTAACAACGAAAGAACTGTATGAAATATTAAAAGTAAGAGCAGAAGTTTTTGTTGTAGAACAGAATTGTGTATATCAAGATTTAGATTCAAAAGATGAGGTATCCTATCATTTGTTTCTAGAAGATAATAGTGAGATAATAGCCTATTTAAGGATTCTGCCAAAAGGTATATCATATCCAGAAACATCAATTGGAAGAGTGCTGACAAAGGGTACCTATAGAAAAAAAGGGCTGTCGAAAGAGATAGTCCAAAAGGCAATAGATTTTATTATAGATATTTTGGAAGAAAAGGAAATTAAGATTTCTGCCCAGGCATATCTGCAAAAGTTTTATAAGGGTTTTGGATTTGAGCCAACATCTGGTATTTATTTAGAGGACGGGATAGAGCATATTGAAATGTTATATCAAAAATAG
- the erm gene encoding 23S ribosomal RNA methyltransferase Erm, whose amino-acid sequence MFNKDIHIKLKDSQNFLRNKKLISDLIGESNICKDDVIIEIGGGRGIITEQLIEICKEVYVIEHDYSLYKNLKDKFYNINNIKVIYGDFLEFELPKEYKYKIFSSIPYNITAAILSKLTFADNPPEDIYIILQKEAAEKYAGKPYGGESMRSLLLKPYFDFEIIRNIKRTDFTPTPSVDSVFLHIKKRGNTLMRKDKEDLYFDFIAYIFSNTGNDIKSRCKYIFSYKQIKRLSNDIGFKITDSPTCLSYEQWLKVFQYFVIGVSDEKKKLVNGSYSKLMKEQNKIDKLYRNRK is encoded by the coding sequence ATGTTTAATAAGGATATTCATATAAAATTAAAGGATTCACAAAATTTTTTACGCAACAAAAAATTGATATCTGATTTAATAGGTGAAAGTAATATATGTAAAGATGATGTTATCATAGAGATCGGAGGGGGTAGAGGGATTATTACAGAACAATTGATAGAAATATGTAAGGAGGTATATGTTATAGAACATGATTATAGTTTATATAAAAATTTAAAGGATAAATTCTATAATATAAATAATATTAAAGTAATCTATGGAGATTTCTTAGAATTTGAATTGCCAAAGGAATATAAATATAAGATTTTTTCCAGTATACCCTATAATATTACTGCGGCTATTTTATCAAAATTAACATTTGCTGATAATCCTCCAGAAGATATATATATTATCCTTCAAAAGGAAGCAGCAGAAAAATATGCTGGTAAGCCTTACGGTGGAGAAAGTATGCGTTCATTACTTCTAAAGCCATATTTTGATTTTGAAATTATAAGAAATATTAAAAGAACAGATTTCACTCCAACTCCTAGTGTCGATAGTGTATTTTTACACATTAAAAAAAGAGGAAATACACTAATGAGGAAAGATAAAGAAGACCTATACTTTGATTTTATTGCATACATCTTTAGCAATACTGGAAATGATATTAAATCTAGATGCAAATATATATTTTCTTATAAACAGATTAAGCGGCTATCTAATGATATAGGTTTTAAAATAACAGATAGTCCAACTTGTTTAAGTTATGAACAATGGTTAAAGGTATTTCAATATTTTGTAATAGGTGTGTCAGATGAAAAGAAAAAATTGGTCAATGGCTCATATTCGAAGCTAATGAAAGAGCAAAATAAAATAGATAAATTATATCGTAACAGAAAATAG
- a CDS encoding IS3 family transposase (programmed frameshift), translating to MSKRSKYTKEEKYTILKEIESSEISIEDTCRKFKISYNTYDNWKFTYEKYGIQALEESKTWKRYSKELKEMAVLEYLNGEDTQLNICRKYEISSRSVLMKWVKRYNSHNELNTTKGRNGAVMTKGRKTNLEERIEIVKYCIEQNKDYNNASEIYEVSYQQVYQWVKKYEESGENGLVDRRGKIELTSKDKDQIEMRKLKKDNERLRMENDFLKKLPGAGKGRILSSSSLKYEAIQQLHKEKKYSITSLCEVAEISRASYYKWLKRVDAVNDKINDNLMEEIIKLYERVDGIYGYRRITMNINRKLNSKYNHKRIYRLMRILGLKSVIRIKKKRYLKVSAEEIAKNKLNRNFLAFKPNEKWLTDVTELKYSIGQKAYLSAILDLYDNSIIAYKIGHSNNNSLVFKTFDKAIKSNPNARPLLHSDRGYQYTSHGFKKRLEIYGMEQSMSRAGRCIDNGPMENFWGILKAEKYYLKDKYETFEELETDIKNYITFYNNKRLQKRLNSMSPLEYRAHAA from the exons ATGTCTAAAAGATCAAAATATACTAAAGAAGAAAAGTATACTATTTTAAAGGAAATTGAATCATCTGAAATATCTATAGAAGATACATGTAGAAAATTTAAGATTAGTTATAATACTTATGATAACTGGAAGTTTACATATGAAAAATATGGAATACAAGCATTAGAAGAAAGTAAAACATGGAAAAGATATTCTAAAGAATTAAAAGAAATGGCAGTTTTAGAATATTTAAATGGAGAAGATACACAATTAAATATTTGTAGAAAATATGAAATATCTTCTCGATCTGTTTTAATGAAATGGGTTAAAAGGTATAATAGTCATAACGAATTAAACACTACGAAAGGTAGGAATGGTGCTGTTATGACAAAAGGTAGAAAGACCAATTTAGAAGAAAGAATAGAAATTGTTAAATATTGTATAGAACAAAATAAAGACTATAATAATGCTTCTGAAATTTATGAGGTTTCATATCAACAAGTCTATCAATGGGTTAAAAAATATGAAGAATCCGGTGAAAATGGACTTGTAGATCGTAGAGGAAAAATAGAACTTACATCAAAAGATAAAGATCAAATTGAGATGAGAAAACTTAAAAAAGATAACGAAAGATTAAGAATGGAAAATGATTTTTTAAAAAAGCTAC CAGGAGCTGGAAAGGGGAGGATTTTAAGCTCATCTAGTCTTAAATATGAAGCAATACAGCAATTGCATAAAGAAAAGAAGTACTCCATAACTTCCCTATGTGAAGTGGCAGAGATTTCCAGAGCTTCATATTACAAATGGCTTAAACGAGTTGATGCAGTTAATGATAAAATTAATGATAATTTAATGGAAGAAATTATAAAGTTATATGAAAGAGTAGATGGAATCTATGGTTACCGAAGAATTACTATGAATATTAATCGTAAATTAAACAGTAAATATAATCATAAAAGAATATATAGACTTATGAGAATTTTAGGGTTGAAATCAGTAATTAGAATTAAAAAGAAAAGATATTTAAAAGTATCTGCTGAGGAGATTGCAAAGAATAAGTTGAATAGAAACTTTTTAGCGTTTAAACCAAATGAGAAATGGCTAACTGATGTAACAGAACTTAAATACAGCATTGGTCAAAAGGCATACTTAAGTGCAATTTTAGACCTTTATGATAATAGTATCATAGCTTATAAAATAGGACACAGCAATAATAATTCCTTAGTATTTAAAACCTTTGATAAAGCTATCAAATCTAATCCCAATGCAAGACCACTTCTTCATAGTGATAGGGGCTACCAATATACGTCCCATGGGTTTAAAAAGCGATTAGAAATTTATGGTATGGAACAAAGTATGTCAAGAGCTGGTAGATGCATTGATAATGGTCCAATGGAAAACTTTTGGGGAATATTAAAAGCAGAAAAGTATTATCTAAAAGACAAATATGAAACTTTTGAAGAGTTGGAAACTGATATTAAAAATTATATAACTTTTTATAATAATAAAAGATTACAAAAAAGATTAAACAGCATGAGTCCACTTGAATATAGAGCTCATGCTGCTTAA
- a CDS encoding Nif3-like dinuclear metal center hexameric protein: protein MDVSHIVEEINKLFNVTSKEIYSSESGITYDADKKVKKLGYCVNLTLETVEEARIHGVDMMVTHHDAWDEIYGLKEACIEKLAEYGISHYYNHLPLDDCDFGTNDSLLKKLNLKNVKRTHEWEGLYFGRVAEYDEEIEFDELVKSIENLLEEPVRFWRFNDKKVKRVGLVCGNGGTTTCLKEAVENNCDDK, encoded by the coding sequence ATGGATGTTTCACATATTGTTGAAGAAATTAATAAACTTTTTAATGTGACAAGTAAGGAAATCTATTCTAGTGAATCTGGGATTACATACGATGCGGATAAAAAAGTTAAAAAATTAGGATACTGTGTTAATCTAACACTTGAAACTGTAGAGGAAGCAAGAATTCATGGAGTTGATATGATGGTGACACATCACGATGCATGGGATGAAATATATGGATTAAAAGAGGCATGCATAGAAAAACTAGCAGAGTATGGTATAAGTCACTACTATAATCACTTGCCACTTGATGACTGTGACTTTGGAACAAATGATAGTTTATTAAAAAAATTGAATTTAAAAAATGTTAAAAGAACCCACGAATGGGAAGGGTTATATTTTGGTAGAGTCGCAGAATATGATGAAGAAATTGAATTTGATGAATTAGTAAAAAGTATTGAAAATCTACTTGAAGAACCAGTTAGATTTTGGAGGTTTAATGACAAAAAGGTGAAGCGAGTGGGTTTAGTCTGTGGTAATGGAGGGACAACAACTTGCCTTAAGGAAGCAGTTGAAAATAATTGTGATGACAAGTAA
- a CDS encoding ABC transporter ATP-binding protein, with the protein MKKLYPYMKPYLKFFIASILLLVIYSGFLAAAPMVEGLITTRLKDDVANIANNIPGATISFSYILKILKILFAIYIGNITCGFLSQYFLTNGIQNTMRDLRNEVQKKITKLPISYFDNRTVGDILSIISNDIDTISNALQQSLSRILSAILSISLAIILMFYINPIMAIIAVLIIPCSTFIMRFIMKRSSIMFKNQQSALGILNGYIQERYTGLTEIKLYGKQEESIEEFKKINTNLSENGFKAQFISGLMSPLISFITYIAMVSVIFIGVTFVISGAITVGNLQAFIRYMWQLNEPLEQVTQLSSAIQSAIAASGRVFDFLEAEEEVPELVNHLRIKNLKGNVTFEDVSFGYTKDNILIKDLNLNVKSGQMVAVVGPTGAGKTTLINLLMRFYDVNSGAIKVDGVNIKDMRRDELRSIFGMVLQDTWLFNGSIAENIKYGNENATREDIINAAKMANVDHFIKTQPDGYDMILNEESSNISAGEKQLLTIARAFLADPAILILDEATSSVDTRLESMLQTAMKNIMKGRTSFVIAHRLSTIRNADLILVMNNGAIVEQGTHDELIMKKGFYESLYMSQFQKLA; encoded by the coding sequence ATGAAAAAATTATATCCTTATATGAAACCCTATTTGAAATTTTTTATAGCTTCAATTCTTCTCTTAGTTATATATTCAGGATTTTTAGCAGCAGCACCAATGGTAGAAGGATTAATTACAACTAGATTAAAGGATGATGTTGCTAATATTGCCAATAATATTCCTGGGGCCACCATTAGCTTTTCTTATATTCTTAAAATTTTAAAGATATTATTTGCTATTTATATAGGAAACATAACTTGTGGGTTTCTATCTCAATACTTTTTAACTAATGGGATACAGAATACTATGCGTGATTTAAGAAATGAAGTTCAAAAGAAAATCACAAAACTTCCAATTAGTTATTTTGATAATCGTACAGTTGGAGATATTTTAAGTATTATATCTAATGATATAGATACAATATCAAATGCCTTGCAGCAATCTTTATCTAGAATATTAAGTGCTATTTTATCCATATCTTTAGCTATTATCTTAATGTTCTATATTAATCCTATTATGGCAATAATAGCTGTTTTAATTATTCCATGTAGTACCTTTATAATGAGATTTATTATGAAGCGTTCTTCCATTATGTTTAAAAATCAGCAGAGCGCCTTAGGAATCTTAAATGGTTATATTCAAGAAAGATATACAGGATTAACAGAGATTAAATTATATGGCAAACAAGAAGAATCTATTGAAGAATTTAAAAAAATTAATACTAATCTTAGTGAAAATGGATTTAAGGCGCAGTTTATATCAGGACTTATGTCACCATTAATATCATTTATTACCTATATTGCAATGGTATCAGTTATTTTTATAGGAGTAACATTTGTAATTTCTGGTGCAATAACTGTTGGAAATCTTCAAGCATTTATACGTTATATGTGGCAATTAAATGAACCCCTTGAGCAGGTAACTCAGTTATCATCAGCAATTCAATCTGCCATTGCCGCATCAGGAAGAGTGTTTGATTTTCTTGAAGCAGAGGAAGAGGTACCAGAGTTAGTTAATCATCTTAGAATTAAAAATTTAAAAGGAAATGTTACCTTTGAAGATGTATCATTCGGCTATACGAAAGACAATATATTGATTAAAGATTTAAATTTAAACGTTAAAAGTGGCCAAATGGTAGCTGTTGTAGGTCCTACAGGTGCTGGAAAAACAACACTTATCAACCTTTTAATGCGTTTCTATGATGTAAATAGTGGTGCAATTAAGGTAGATGGTGTAAATATAAAAGACATGAGGAGAGATGAACTTCGTTCTATCTTTGGCATGGTTTTACAAGATACATGGTTGTTTAACGGAAGTATTGCTGAGAATATCAAATATGGCAATGAAAATGCAACTAGGGAAGATATTATAAATGCAGCTAAAATGGCAAATGTGGATCATTTTATTAAGACACAACCAGATGGTTATGATATGATATTAAATGAGGAATCTTCCAATATATCTGCTGGCGAGAAGCAGTTATTAACTATAGCAAGAGCTTTCTTGGCAGATCCAGCTATTTTAATTCTTGATGAGGCAACAAGTTCAGTAGATACAAGGCTTGAGTCAATGTTACAAACTGCCATGAAGAATATTATGAAAGGCAGAACAAGCTTTGTTATTGCCCACCGCCTTTCTACAATTAGAAATGCAGATTTAATTCTTGTTATGAATAATGGAGCTATTGTTGAGCAAGGTACTCATGATGAGTTAATAATGAAAAAAGGTTTTTATGAAAGTTTGTATATGAGTCAATTTCAGAAACTAGCATAA
- a CDS encoding ABC transporter ATP-binding protein: MKLILKYLKKYPKLILLNILGIFSFVTVQLGIPTIMGAMIDKGIGNSDIDYVKKMGIIMLLISIIGGAGTILISYASSRISTYMIRDIRNDVFAQSQKFSHTEYNKFGVSSMITRTTSDAFQLMLFSNLLFRTALLAPIMIFISVFMTMKTSLSLSLIIGASFPFIILGVIIVAKVTNPISDKQQRGMDHLNRISRENLMGTRVIRAFRKSEYETERFAGVNERYTSNSKKLFKIISFTQPAFFFLLHLSMMAVFWVSTIMIDKGTLQVGQLVAFLDYQFHALFSVMLFSMVFIMYPRARVSANRIQELLGEEPTITNPSSGVREMNGKIKLEFDHVTFQYPNGELPVLKDVSFIANQGETIAFIGSTGSGKSTLINLIPRFYDVTKGSIKINDMDIRDYDINVLREKIGFIPQKAFLFRGTIEENLKFGNPGATLEEMNHAIEIAQAKEFIENKPNKLQEYISEGAKNFSGGQKQRISIARAVVRKPAIYVFDDSFSALDYKTDVMLREALQKETRESIVFIVAQRISTIMNADKIIVLNEGEVVGIGTHKELLKTCNVYYEIAESQLRKEELEQ, encoded by the coding sequence ATGAAGTTAATATTAAAGTATCTTAAAAAATATCCCAAATTAATTCTATTAAACATATTGGGAATATTTAGCTTTGTTACCGTTCAATTAGGTATCCCTACAATAATGGGAGCCATGATTGACAAAGGTATTGGTAACAGTGATATTGATTATGTTAAAAAGATGGGAATAATCATGCTGCTTATAAGTATTATAGGTGGTGCAGGAACGATTTTGATTTCTTATGCTTCTTCAAGAATTTCAACATATATGATTCGTGATATTAGAAATGATGTTTTTGCACAATCACAGAAATTCTCCCATACAGAATATAATAAATTTGGCGTATCATCAATGATTACACGTACAACTAGTGATGCTTTTCAACTGATGTTATTCTCAAACTTGCTTTTTAGGACAGCATTATTAGCACCAATTATGATTTTTATAAGTGTATTTATGACAATGAAAACAAGTTTAAGCCTATCTTTAATTATTGGAGCAAGTTTTCCATTTATTATATTAGGTGTAATTATAGTTGCTAAAGTAACAAATCCTATTTCTGATAAACAGCAAAGAGGAATGGATCATTTAAATAGAATTTCAAGAGAGAATTTAATGGGAACAAGAGTTATTAGGGCTTTTAGGAAAAGTGAGTATGAAACAGAACGCTTCGCAGGAGTAAATGAGAGATATACATCTAATTCAAAGAAATTATTCAAAATAATTTCTTTTACACAACCAGCATTTTTCTTCTTATTACATTTATCTATGATGGCAGTGTTCTGGGTTTCTACCATTATGATTGATAAAGGAACTTTACAGGTAGGTCAATTAGTTGCATTCTTAGACTATCAGTTTCATGCCTTGTTCTCTGTTATGCTATTTTCTATGGTATTTATAATGTATCCTAGAGCAAGAGTCTCTGCAAATCGTATTCAGGAATTATTAGGTGAAGAGCCAACTATAACAAATCCTAGTAGTGGAGTAAGAGAGATGAATGGCAAAATAAAATTAGAATTTGACCATGTTACCTTTCAATATCCTAATGGTGAACTTCCTGTATTAAAAGATGTATCATTTATAGCAAATCAAGGGGAAACAATTGCTTTTATAGGTAGTACTGGAAGTGGTAAAAGTACATTGATTAATTTAATTCCAAGATTTTATGATGTTACAAAGGGATCAATAAAAATAAATGATATGGATATTAGAGATTATGATATAAATGTACTTCGTGAAAAGATTGGGTTTATTCCACAAAAAGCATTTTTATTTCGTGGAACCATAGAAGAAAATTTAAAATTCGGTAATCCAGGTGCAACATTAGAAGAAATGAATCATGCTATTGAAATAGCTCAGGCAAAGGAATTTATAGAAAATAAGCCAAACAAATTGCAAGAATATATAAGTGAAGGTGCTAAAAATTTTTCCGGTGGGCAAAAACAAAGAATTTCAATAGCAAGAGCAGTTGTTAGGAAGCCAGCAATTTATGTTTTTGATGATAGTTTTTCAGCACTTGATTATAAAACAGATGTTATGCTACGTGAGGCGTTACAAAAAGAGACAAGAGAATCTATTGTATTTATTGTGGCACAAAGAATTAGTACAATAATGAATGCAGATAAAATAATCGTTCTAAACGAAGGTGAAGTAGTAGGAATTGGAACTCACAAAGAATTATTGAAAACATGTAATGTATATTATGAAATTGCAGAATCACAATTAAGAAAGGAGGAATTAGAGCAATGA
- a CDS encoding MerR family transcriptional regulator has protein sequence MSNSKNEYLTTGEFAKLCGIPKHILFHYDQIGLFQPEIIKENGYRYYSFRQYDTFSIIAALKRLGMPLKEIKEFMDKRNPNALISLLDQKSNEVVKELARLEQIKHEIDALKDLTEEALNLEYNKIELAYHKEVYALQSSLMDKGMDDSYPDFISSIIAFRESSNASMIDFLGAVLAIDNILEKRFNSFSYLYTKGENVHDKDTTLIRREGWYLQVYYKGSYQNISEMYNKIIEYAAKHQIKLGKHAYEEYLIFEIGAKNRDDYVTLILIEILE, from the coding sequence ATGTCCAATAGTAAAAACGAATATTTAACCACTGGTGAATTTGCTAAACTTTGTGGTATTCCAAAACATATTTTATTTCATTATGATCAAATAGGATTATTCCAACCTGAAATTATTAAAGAAAATGGTTATCGATATTACTCATTCCGTCAATATGATACCTTTTCTATTATTGCTGCTTTAAAAAGATTAGGTATGCCTTTGAAAGAAATTAAAGAATTTATGGATAAGCGAAATCCAAACGCCTTAATATCTTTATTGGATCAAAAATCAAATGAAGTTGTCAAAGAACTTGCTAGGCTAGAGCAAATTAAACATGAAATTGATGCATTAAAAGATTTAACGGAAGAAGCCTTAAATTTAGAATATAATAAAATTGAATTAGCTTACCATAAAGAGGTCTATGCTCTACAAAGTTCGTTAATGGATAAGGGTATGGATGATTCTTATCCTGATTTCATTTCTTCCATAATTGCTTTTCGTGAAAGTAGTAATGCCAGTATGATTGATTTTCTAGGAGCAGTTCTTGCTATTGATAATATTCTTGAGAAAAGATTTAATAGCTTTTCTTATTTATATACTAAAGGTGAAAATGTCCATGATAAAGATACTACTTTAATACGGAGAGAAGGCTGGTATCTTCAAGTTTATTATAAAGGTAGTTATCAAAACATCAGTGAAATGTATAACAAGATTATTGAATATGCTGCAAAACATCAGATTAAGCTAGGTAAACATGCTTATGAAGAATATCTTATTTTTGAGATTGGCGCAAAGAATCGAGATGATTATGTTACATTAATATTGATCGAAATATTAGAATAA
- a CDS encoding chromate transporter, with protein MNKIIFTLFITFLQIGSFSIGGGYAIIPLIQEQVVNYYNWITLQEYTDIITISQMTPGPLVVNTASFVGIRIAGISGAIVATLGSIISGFIISIFLYNFFKKHKDIDSISNILKGLRSSSVGLIASAASTIVLIAFFGTSSYNIKDIGTNITAIIIFIISLFLLRKHKLNPILVLILTGFVGLLFY; from the coding sequence ATGAATAAAATTATTTTTACATTATTTATTACCTTTTTACAGATTGGATCATTCAGTATTGGTGGTGGATATGCTATTATACCATTGATACAGGAACAGGTGGTAAATTATTATAATTGGATTACGCTCCAAGAATATACAGATATTATCACAATTTCCCAAATGACACCTGGACCTTTGGTTGTCAATACTGCTTCTTTTGTAGGAATACGTATAGCTGGTATATCTGGAGCCATAGTGGCTACCTTAGGAAGTATTATATCTGGATTTATTATTTCTATCTTTTTATATAATTTTTTTAAAAAACATAAGGATATAGATAGTATTTCTAATATATTAAAAGGATTACGTTCTAGTTCTGTAGGACTTATTGCATCTGCTGCATCCACTATTGTTTTAATTGCTTTTTTTGGAACTTCATCCTACAATATTAAAGATATTGGCACAAATATTACTGCTATAATTATATTTATTATTTCTTTATTTTTATTGAGAAAGCACAAACTGAATCCTATACTGGTTCTGATTTTAACAGGTTTTGTAGGTTTACTTTTTTATTAA
- a CDS encoding chromate transporter, whose protein sequence is MKLKKSKLYSSLFRITFSISAFTFGGGYIVIPMMRKYFVNDLELISEQELLDMAAIAQSTPGAIAVNIAVLVGYRISGIIGAIISCIGTVLPPLLILSVISFFYKTFRDNRVISAILKGMEAGVAATIVDLVIDMGQGVLKEKNLLLTLMAPFAFLASFIFNINVLVIIIFCSILCFMQTYIKSRQGGVQYE, encoded by the coding sequence ATGAAGCTAAAGAAATCGAAGCTATATTCTTCACTTTTTAGAATCACATTTTCTATTAGTGCTTTTACTTTTGGAGGAGGATATATAGTTATTCCTATGATGCGTAAGTATTTTGTTAATGACTTAGAGTTAATTAGTGAGCAGGAACTACTAGATATGGCTGCAATCGCACAATCAACTCCAGGTGCTATTGCAGTTAATATTGCTGTATTAGTAGGTTATCGCATCTCTGGAATTATAGGTGCAATTATTTCTTGTATTGGAACAGTCTTACCTCCCTTGTTAATATTATCAGTTATATCATTTTTCTATAAGACTTTTAGGGATAATAGAGTTATTTCTGCAATCTTAAAAGGTATGGAGGCAGGAGTTGCTGCTACAATCGTAGATTTAGTAATTGATATGGGTCAGGGAGTTTTAAAAGAAAAAAATTTGCTGTTAACTTTAATGGCTCCCTTCGCATTTTTAGCTAGTTTTATTTTTAATATCAATGTATTAGTTATTATTATTTTCTGTTCTATTTTATGTTTTATGCAAACTTATATAAAAAGTAGACAAGGAGGAGTCCAATATGAATAA
- a CDS encoding LysR family transcriptional regulator, with amino-acid sequence MKIRHLRIFKIVCEEESITKAAEKLFMTQPAVSNAISELESYLGVYLFDRISRKIYLNETGKLFLTKVIKLLDLYDDLEQNIKELEDNATIKIGSSITIANFILPKAIVEFEKKYRNTPTKVIVGNAGKIEEMLYNNEIDLGLIEGVIYNEELIKIPFSSYKLAIICSPKHKLALDKPININKLIQERLLLREKGSAIRDVFDSALLLHNLRANPEWTSINSQSLIYAVKQNLGISVLPKILIEREIESGEIFEIKVNDFELVNVNHIVFHKNKTQTKSFKILIEIIKNNVSDK; translated from the coding sequence ATGAAAATAAGGCATTTACGTATTTTTAAAATAGTATGTGAGGAAGAAAGCATTACAAAGGCGGCAGAAAAATTGTTTATGACACAACCAGCAGTTTCTAATGCAATTAGTGAATTGGAAAGTTATTTAGGTGTTTATTTATTTGATAGAATTTCAAGGAAGATTTATTTAAATGAAACAGGTAAATTATTCTTGACAAAGGTAATAAAGCTGTTAGATTTATATGATGACTTAGAACAAAATATTAAAGAACTAGAAGATAATGCAACTATTAAAATTGGATCAAGTATAACTATAGCCAACTTTATTTTACCTAAAGCAATAGTAGAATTTGAAAAAAAATACAGGAATACTCCAACAAAAGTTATAGTTGGAAATGCTGGAAAAATTGAAGAGATGCTATATAATAATGAGATCGATTTAGGATTAATTGAAGGAGTTATATATAATGAAGAATTAATAAAAATTCCATTTTCGTCATATAAATTAGCAATAATATGTTCTCCCAAACATAAATTAGCTTTAGATAAACCTATAAACATCAATAAGTTAATCCAAGAAAGATTATTACTTAGAGAAAAAGGCAGTGCAATCCGTGATGTTTTTGATAGTGCATTATTATTACATAATTTAAGAGCAAATCCAGAGTGGACAAGTATAAATTCACAATCTCTTATTTATGCGGTAAAACAAAATTTAGGAATAAGTGTGCTGCCTAAAATTCTAATAGAAAGAGAAATCGAAAGTGGTGAAATATTTGAAATAAAGGTAAATGATTTTGAATTAGTTAATGTAAATCATATTGTATTCCATAAAAACAAAACTCAAACAAAGAGTTTCAAAATATTAATTGAAATAATTAAGAATAACGTAAGTGACAAGTAA
- a CDS encoding DUF3841 domain-containing protein codes for MTTDLYNPNDKVKLWTRQHKNVLDELEKYGVYRVKKEYILEKMDTISDYYLNLYEWYGRNAAKIVPKPEGVLYPIWLSISSEMMLQSTEDTIILEIEVDRKDVIYTDVDKWGYVVNYFYLPIDPEDEERHNEELKKFGISDESSLITGNKGNFYPLLKNKIIKSWERLFEPLDEKSKLVQATIWEIKKEWVVDIIYG; via the coding sequence ATGACAACTGATCTATACAATCCTAATGATAAAGTAAAACTTTGGACAAGACAGCATAAGAATGTTCTCGATGAGCTGGAAAAATACGGAGTTTATAGAGTTAAGAAGGAGTATATTTTAGAAAAGATGGACACCATATCAGATTATTACTTAAATCTATATGAATGGTATGGAAGGAATGCGGCTAAAATAGTGCCTAAACCAGAAGGTGTACTATATCCTATTTGGCTTTCTATATCTTCAGAGATGATGCTACAGTCTACAGAGGATACTATTATTTTGGAAATAGAAGTAGATAGAAAAGATGTTATCTATACTGATGTGGATAAATGGGGATATGTAGTGAACTACTTTTATTTACCTATTGACCCAGAGGATGAAGAAAGACACAATGAAGAGCTAAAGAAATTTGGTATAAGTGATGAGTCTTCTTTAATTACAGGTAATAAAGGTAATTTCTATCCATTACTTAAAAATAAGATAATCAAAAGTTGGGAAAGGCTATTTGAGCCATTGGATGAGAAAAGTAAATTGGTACAGGCAACTATATGGGAGATAAAAAAGGAATGGGTGGTAGATATTATATATGGATAA